A window from Fusarium musae strain F31 chromosome 8, whole genome shotgun sequence encodes these proteins:
- a CDS encoding hypothetical protein (EggNog:ENOG41), with protein MAAPVNLKDLTIDNITENVHAINSQCSNLRLKYILERVVVHLHDLARETRLTTDEWMTAIQFLTQVGQICTDVRQEFILLSDVLGLSLLVDSIDHPKPKGSTEGTVLGPFHTHEAEHVKEGSLISQDTDGEPLLVLCTLKDVNGSPIPGAMIDVWETDSKGFYDVQHADRTGPDGRAVLTSDDNGDFWFKAIVPVPYPIPHDGPVGKLLKVLGRHCYRPSHMHFMFKKDGYDPLITALYLKDDPYETTDAVFGVKDSLIVSIKKVEDEEMAKKYGVKIGSALMTYDFVLVSDEAAAKLRREKAEEAMAKLGRKFRFIDDLPVPDVD; from the exons ATGGCGGCTCCTGTTAATCTCAAAGATCTCACTATCGATAACATTACCGAGAATGTGCACGCCATCAACTCTCAGTGCAGTAATCTGCGCCTGAAGTATATCCTCGAACGAGTCGTCGTACATTTGCACGACTTGGCGAGAGAAACGAGACTCACTACAGATGAATGGATGACAGCTATCCAATTCTTGACACAAGTTGGTCAGATCTGTACGGATGTCCGACAAGAGTTCATCTTATTATCTGATGTCTTGGGCTTGTCTCTCCTGGTGGACTCCATTGATCACCCGAAACCAAAGGGCAGCACTGAAGGCACAGTTTTGGGCCCTTTCCATACACACGAGGCCGAGCATGTCAAAGAGGGAAGTCTGATTTCCCAAGATACAGATGGCGaacctcttcttgttctgtgTACCCTCAAGGATGTCAATGGCTCACCAATTCCCGGAGCCATGATTGACGTTTGGGAGACTGATTCAAAGGGGTTCTACGATGTTCAGCACGCTGACCGGACTGGCCCGGATGGAAGAGCTGTGCTGACGAGCGACGATAATGGAGACTTCTGGTTCAAGGCTATTGTACCTGTGCCGTATCCTATTCCTCACGACGGACCTGTCGGAAAGTTGCTTAAGGTACTGGGCCGACATTGCTACCGACCCAGTCACATGCACTTCATGTTCAAGAAGGACGGATATGACCCTCTAATCAC CGCTTTGTATCTCAAGGATGACCCTTATGAGACTACTGATGCGGTGTTTGGTGTCAAAGACTCGTTAATTGTCAgcatcaagaaggttgaagacgaagaaatggCGAAGAAGTATGGTGTCAAAATTGGTTCCGCCTTGATGACATATGACTTTGTTCTCGTCTCAGATGAAGCAGCTGCAAAGCTTAGAAGggagaaggctgaggaggcAATGGCGAAATTGGGACGGAAGTTCCGATTCATTGATGATCTACCTGTTCCGGATGTCGATTAG
- a CDS encoding hypothetical protein (EggNog:ENOG41) produces MLDPISFAKQCEELVWNSPNSMESNKTRRHFFALYHIVVAVGAIVAGSCITQDFERDINICMKLPAQGQDFNPSRLSQELSKKYFQKSRMLLGDVFEVCSLESAQTLLLMNSLKPHACYMYCGHAVRTALAIGIARETPSNSVEDRKAARRTWWCIYSHEIDMSCSAGRRDSLGKPRNYQIDLPHIKGQDVAISNQSDLENCSAAMINEMVHFAAVLRRLSKELYYDSKGLTLLQKSAVAKELDRLLDDWKAKLPTYLDFTAVSFREQEWAAKQKLVLHLRYLNARIVLHRPFLEQPMLTAEANMSTHAELCLDAARKTICVMYDAYANRHYFRTWWYNSTYTLYAGMIVLYIIMLGPTAVPSEDLLADAVKAHDILQSMEEATVARRSASLIQEGLEVARACVQRQQSRPDGYAELPIFDGTQGDSNIIADQFSSAVSGQDHALLASIIDPNLLQDFMAADQDALGLGFEMPSLDGLYGEALDVDTMSMMP; encoded by the exons GCGGTCGGCGCGATTGTCGCTGGCTCTTGCATCACTCAGGACTTTGAGCGCGATATCAACATCTGCATGAAGCTCCCggctcaagggcaagatttCAATCCTTCTCGGTTAAGCCAAGAACTCTCGAAGAAGTACTTCCAGAAGTCCAGGATGTTGCTCGGAGATGTGTTTGAAGTTTGCTCTCTGGAGAGCGCCCAGACACTTCTCCTTATG AACTCTCTGAAACCCCACGCTTGCTACATGTATTGCGGCCATGCCGTCCGCACTGCACTAGCCATCGGTATCGCAAGAGAAACTCCATCCAACTCGGTTGAGGATCGCAAGGCAGCACGAAGAACGTGGTGGTGCATTTACTCTCACGAGATTGACATGAGCTGCAGTGCAGGTCGTCGCGATAGTCTTGGCAAGCCTAGGAATTACCAGATCGATTTGCCTCATATCAAAGGGCAAGATGTTGCTATATCAAACCAGTCTGACCTCGAAAATTGCAGTGCAGCCATGATCAATGAGATGGTTCATTTTGCTGCTGTCCTACGGCGCCTCTCGAAGGAACTGTACTATGATTCGAAGGGTCTTACTTTGCTTCAAAAGTCCGCCGTTGCGAAAGAGCTCGATCGCCTGCTTGACGACTGGAAGGCTAAGCTGCCAACTTATCTGGACTTCACAGCCGTGTCATTCCGGGAGCAGGAATGGGCAGCTAAGCAGAAGCTTGTACTCCATCTCAGATACCTCAACGCAAGAATTGTTCTGCATCGCCCTTTTCTCGAACAGCCTATGCTCACGGCAGAAGCGAACATGTCTACACACGCTGAGTTATGTTTGGATGCCGCACGAAAGACTATTTGTGTCATGTATGATGCATACGCAAATAGACACTACTTCCGCACTTGGTGGTACAACTCCACGTACACCTTGTACGCTGGGATGATCGTGCTGTATATCATCATGCTTGGTCCTACAGCTGTTCCATCAGAGGACCTCCTCGCCGATGCTGTAAAAGCGCATGATATATTGCAATCAATGGAGGAGGCTACTGTTGCTCGAAGGAGTGCGAGTCTGATTCAAGAAGGACTAGAGGTAGCGCGAGCATGCGTGCAGCGGCAACAGAGCAGGCCTGATGGCTATGCGGAACTGCCGATTTTTGATGGTACACAGGGTGACTCGAACATTATTGCAGATCAGTTTTCTAGTGCTGTTTCGGGACAGGATCATGCGTTGTTGGCTTCGATCATTGATCCGAACTTGCTGCAAGATTTCATGGCGGCGGATCAGGATGCTCTCGGATTGGGGTTTGAGATGCCATCTTTGGATGGGTTGTATGGTGAAGCATTGGATGTTGATACTATGTCGATGATGCCTTGA